One region of Cyanobium sp. M30B3 genomic DNA includes:
- a CDS encoding serine hydrolase, with translation MAFYSPDPSMAQILADLVRALERDGRPGLADRLALTWVRYPRSLLDPAQEAPAGRGASWAGARQCYPASVVKLVYLIAAEAWLQRGLLEDGPELRRALALMIQDSSNDATGLVVDLLSGTTSGPALPPLLMATWCEQRQLVNHWLAGLGWPELEGVNACQKTWGDGPFGREREFYGAQLENRNRLSTEATARLLEAVMASRLVSPPACNRMQAVLARSLDPDQRAADPENQVDGFLGEGLPPTASLWSKAGWMSAARHDAVYVQAEGHDPFLLVAFSEGASCAEDTSLLPQITRQLSAAYKLETPGC, from the coding sequence ATGGCGTTCTACAGCCCCGATCCGTCCATGGCTCAGATCCTGGCCGATCTGGTGCGGGCCCTGGAACGCGACGGCCGCCCCGGCCTGGCCGATCGCCTGGCCCTCACCTGGGTGCGCTATCCCCGCAGCCTGCTGGATCCCGCCCAGGAGGCCCCGGCTGGCCGGGGAGCCTCCTGGGCCGGTGCGCGCCAGTGCTATCCCGCCAGTGTGGTGAAGCTGGTGTATCTGATCGCCGCCGAAGCCTGGCTGCAGCGCGGCCTCCTGGAGGACGGCCCCGAGTTGCGCCGCGCCCTGGCGCTGATGATTCAGGATTCCAGCAACGACGCCACCGGCCTGGTGGTGGATCTGCTCAGCGGCACCACCAGCGGCCCGGCCTTGCCGCCCCTGCTGATGGCCACCTGGTGCGAGCAGCGTCAGCTGGTGAACCACTGGCTTGCCGGCCTGGGCTGGCCCGAGCTGGAAGGGGTGAATGCCTGCCAGAAGACCTGGGGCGACGGACCCTTCGGCCGGGAGCGTGAATTCTACGGCGCCCAGCTGGAGAATCGCAATCGGCTCAGCACCGAGGCCACGGCCAGGCTGCTGGAGGCGGTGATGGCCTCCCGCTTGGTGTCTCCTCCTGCCTGCAACCGCATGCAGGCCGTGCTGGCCCGCAGCCTCGACCCCGACCAGCGGGCTGCCGATCCGGAGAATCAGGTGGATGGCTTTCTCGGCGAGGGCCTGCCGCCCACGGCCTCGCTGTGGAGCAAGGCGGGCTGGATGAGTGCGGCCCGTCACGACGCCGTCTACGTGCAGGCGGAGGGCCACGATCCATTTCTGCTGGTGGCCTTCAGCGAGGGGGCCAGCTGCGCCGAGGACACCAGCCTGTTGCCCCAGATCACACGGCAGCTCAGCGCCGCCTACAAGCTGGAGACCCCGGGTTGCTGA
- a CDS encoding C40 family peptidase, producing MAAVELLQPGSIWQLEWPLNLYSRSGGRGLTTQAAAGRRLQVLSERAHGRLRVRLLEDGYPGWLEPGDLVGRAVASERPRPLLLQRAQISQRLPQVLALALSWMERANVYLWGGTIGPDLDCSGLVQTAYATAGIWLPRDAYLQERFCMPVAVQPGQSQLLEPGDLIFFGTPQRCTHVGLHLGGGRYLHSSGQEHGRNGLGIDDLHPRNSHPVACHYRRELRGAGRVMRCHDGSPLPA from the coding sequence ATGGCGGCCGTTGAGCTGCTGCAGCCTGGCAGCATCTGGCAGCTGGAGTGGCCGCTCAACCTCTACAGCCGCTCTGGCGGCCGCGGTCTCACCACCCAGGCAGCCGCCGGCCGCCGGCTGCAGGTGCTCAGCGAACGGGCCCACGGGCGGCTGCGGGTGCGGCTGCTGGAGGATGGCTACCCAGGCTGGCTGGAGCCGGGTGATCTGGTGGGTCGGGCGGTGGCATCGGAGCGGCCCCGGCCACTGTTACTGCAGCGGGCGCAGATCAGCCAAAGGCTGCCACAGGTGCTGGCCCTGGCCCTGAGCTGGATGGAGCGGGCCAACGTCTATCTCTGGGGCGGCACGATCGGGCCCGATCTGGACTGCTCCGGCCTGGTGCAGACGGCCTACGCCACTGCCGGGATCTGGCTGCCCCGCGATGCCTATCTGCAGGAGCGCTTCTGCATGCCCGTGGCCGTGCAACCGGGTCAGAGCCAGCTGCTGGAGCCGGGCGACCTGATCTTCTTCGGCACGCCCCAGCGCTGCACCCATGTGGGACTGCATCTGGGCGGCGGGCGCTATCTGCACAGCTCGGGGCAGGAGCATGGCCGCAATGGCCTGGGCATCGATGACCTCCATCCCCGCAACAGCCATCCAGTGGCCTGCCATTACCGGCGGGAGCTGCGCGGCGCCGGGCGGGTGATGCGCTGCCACGACGGCAGTCCCCTGCCCGCCTGA
- a CDS encoding glycosyltransferase family 2 protein, producing the protein MDLSIVVPLYNEAASLPLLVEQLLAAVRPLGRSFELLLVDDGSRDGSPAVLEELSRRVPELVALLLRRNYGQTAAMAAGFDASRGEVIVTLDGDLQNDPADIPLLLAHLGEGYDLVSGWRHQRQDAAVSRLLPSRLANRLIARVTGVQLHDYGCSLKAYRREVVNDLNLYGELHRFLPALAAIEGARIGEVKVRHHPRRHGNSHYGIDRTLRVLMDLLTVWFMKRFLTRPMHVFGLGGLVAMATGLLLGLWLVGQKLLLGTDIGGRPLLLAAVLSLLAGVQLFCFGLLAELQMRTYHESQGRPIYRVRATLRGALD; encoded by the coding sequence ATGGATCTCTCCATCGTGGTGCCCCTCTACAACGAGGCGGCCAGCCTGCCCCTGCTGGTGGAGCAGCTACTGGCGGCGGTCCGCCCCCTGGGCCGGAGCTTTGAGCTTTTGCTGGTGGACGACGGCTCCCGGGACGGCAGCCCGGCTGTGCTGGAGGAGCTCAGCCGCAGGGTGCCGGAACTGGTGGCCCTGCTGCTGCGCCGCAACTACGGCCAGACCGCCGCCATGGCCGCGGGCTTTGATGCCAGCCGCGGCGAGGTGATCGTGACCCTCGACGGCGACCTGCAGAACGACCCGGCCGATATCCCCCTGCTGCTGGCGCACCTCGGCGAGGGCTACGACCTGGTGAGCGGCTGGCGGCACCAGCGCCAGGATGCGGCCGTGAGCCGGCTGCTGCCCAGCCGCCTGGCCAATCGGTTGATCGCCCGGGTCACCGGGGTGCAGCTGCACGACTACGGCTGCTCCCTGAAGGCCTACCGCCGCGAGGTGGTGAACGACCTCAACCTCTACGGCGAGCTGCACCGCTTTCTGCCCGCCCTGGCCGCCATCGAAGGGGCCCGCATCGGCGAGGTGAAGGTGCGCCACCACCCCCGCCGCCACGGCAACAGCCACTACGGGATCGACCGCACCCTGCGGGTGCTGATGGACCTGCTCACCGTCTGGTTCATGAAACGCTTCCTCACCCGGCCGATGCACGTGTTCGGCCTGGGCGGACTGGTGGCCATGGCGACGGGGCTGCTGCTGGGCCTCTGGCTGGTGGGACAGAAGCTGCTGCTGGGAACTGACATCGGCGGCCGACCCCTGCTGCTGGCAGCCGTGCTCAGCCTGCTGGCGGGGGTGCAGCTGTTCTGCTTCGGCCTGCTG